The Hypanus sabinus isolate sHypSab1 chromosome 2, sHypSab1.hap1, whole genome shotgun sequence DNA segment TGCAGGAGATCCGGGGTCTCAAGGACATCAACCAGCGGCTGCAGGATGATAACTCCGAGCTGCGGGAGCTGTGCTGCTTCCTGGACGACGACAGGCAGAAAGGCAAGAAGCTGTGCAGGGAGTGGCAGAGGTTCGGCCGCTTCGCCGCCAGCCTGCTGTGGAGGGAGGTGGGCACCTACCAGCAGAAGCTGGCCGAGCTGGAGCGCAAGCAGGACGCGCTGCTGGGCGAGAACCTGGAGCTGAAGGAGATCGCGCTGATGCTGGACGAGGAGCGCAGTGGCGCCGGCAGCCGGAGCTCCATCGACAGCCAGACCAGCCTGAGTAACCTGAACGGGGGCTCCGGACCCCGGGACGTGGGCGACGGCAGCAGCACCTCCAGCACCGGCAGCGCCGGCAGCCCCGACCACCACCAGCATCCCAGAGCCGTGGAAAAGGGCGCTCCGCTCAAAAGCTCCAGTGACGATCTGTCGGGAACCCCTCCTCACCACAGGAGCATCCCCAACGGGCTGAATGGTGAGTCCTCACTTTTCCTTCCCTGCTTAACATTCCCGGTCTGGGCAGCGTTTGGGGGTTTAGTAAGGAAAGGACTGCATTGACACGCTGGGCCGATTGGCCTGTTTCCGCGCTTATGTGAGTCTTCATTAAGAGCTTTCCAAAGGCAGATTTAGCGGAGCAAAGCTGAGAGCGACATTGAGACGGAGGAACTTTTCCTCTGGGGTGAGAGTGACTAAAATAAGAGGGTGCTGGTTTAAGGTGAGCGGGAAGAGACGGGAGGGCAACTGCTTCTCACAGATAGATGGAACGAGCAGTCAGACAGAGGAAGCCGTTGAGGCGAGTACAATGACACTTGGAGGTGCAGGATAGAAAAAGTTAGAGCAATGAGGAACAAATGCGGGAAATGGGACTGACCTGCTActtagttgggccgaagggcctatttctgttccgCATTACTCCATGACTAAGGCGGCAGGCAGATCTGAAGGAGAACATtaaaacacagagagagagagggtgaagggTCTTCCGACCCTAGGCATTGGCCAAGGGAGTGATTAACCCCATCACAGGGAAGTCAGAGTGGAGGGTGGCGGGCGGGGCCGCAGAGGACTGAGGACTGAGAGTAACCGGGCCAGTTAGACATGGGTAACTGAGTTTTGGATGACCTCGAGTTAACAAGTGTCGAGGgcagagagaggtggggggggggggtgtgcttcAGATTCGGCAAGTCTGAAGGCTAAGATGTTTTGGAATGGTCGGTATTGCCAGGAGATATAAACAGTTATCCTTTCTGTGGCAACAATGTTAGAATTCGCGGGAAATGCTGTCAACATAAACTTCAGTGCTTAAGCTTGGGCAAACATTTCTTACTGAAGAAATAACCATTTGTGAAAGCCGTCATAACCGCGAAGGAGTGCCATCTCTGTATGTCTGAAAGTGGAGCGTACCTGCTAAAAGTTTCCCGAGAGCTTTACAGTTCTTATTGTGTTGACTGAAGGAGTACGTTTACATGTTGCGGAGTTGAAACTTTCAAAACATGTACTGCGAAGTAAAGTAAGTACCAGGGATACTGGAAAACGGAAATACGCGCCGAAAAAAAACCTGGAAGTCACCCTCCTCCTGTCTTCttcaattctccactctggccccgGTCTTCCCTCtgctcttctccttacctgcctaacgcctctccctggtgcttcccctccttccctttctcccgtggtccactcccttctccagccctttacccatcacctcccagctccttacttcattctcccctctccggcccacctggttccacctgtcatcctcttcccctcccccaccttcttattctgttttCTGCCcttttccattccagtcctgcagaagggtctctaCCCAAACCGTCGACTTGTTCATTAGATGCTGGGTTTCTGctgtactttgtgtgtgtgtttctctcgcCAAGCCGTCAGCTGGTCAAGCACTGAGATTTTCTGAGGACTTTAACTATGAATGACAGCTTGACCGAAGTATTTTCAACATTTCTCTTTTACTCTGTAGTTTTTCCAGTGACCGAATTACGTAAAGTCTAGAAATTGTTTTCACATTTTCCTTTTTCAAGATACTGTTATCTGATTTGAATATAATTTGGTACCAAATCAAACCATTAACTATCGGAAGTACTGAGCGGGTCAGACTCCATCTGTGGCAAGAAAAACAGCGGTAATATTCAACTTGACCCCAGTAaaacgttaactctgtttctgtcgctgttgatgctgtctgacctccgccTTATCAGTAGTTAATGTTTTCATTTTAACCTCTGTGCTTTTTTTCTTTCCCTGTATAAATACTGATTTGCTGAATTTCCTGTATCTTTCTTGTTGGAGGGTATTTAAAAAACAGAatatctgaaataaatataacatGAGACCTTTCCGAATAATAAATTAGTTTCAACATTTCAGTAGTTTTCCATCTTTGTAATTAGCCAGTACACATCAGCTAAAAAATATTCCCAGTAATCTCTTATCAGCGATATTCATATTTTCCCATGGTGTGCAAAAGTACaccatttttttaaagtttacttTAAAACATACTTAACTGCAGTCTGCAGTTCCTGTCATTTAGGGAGGTGGACAATCGATGTGGCTAGATCGCATTTTGTAAACTTATAGCAGACACAGTATTTGGCATCTGGAATGAAAGAAGCATAGAACACGTTTTCATTGGAACaattcatacaaaatgctggagaaactcagaatcaaaatcaggttcaatatcactgactTTTTAtcctgaaatgtgttgtttggcaGTAGCAGTGCAGTGCACTATAGAAAatatactacaaattacaataagatataaataaattaaattaaatagctggtgcaaaaggaaagcaaaaacagtgaggtactgttcatgggttgtttcattgtccattcagcaatctgatggcagaggggatgtcccgacaaagggtctcagcctgaaatgtcaattgtttattcatttccatagaagctgcctgacctgctgagtccccaaagcattttgtgtctgtttcagATGGAAAGAGGCTATTCCTCAATCGTTGAGtgtatcttcaagctcctgtacctcatccctgatggtagcaagtcCTGGGAGTGGGGTGCCCCTcacaatggacgctgccttttgaagatgctagCAACCATGATAGATCTGGCTGCGTGTACAGTCctctgcagaccaggcagcatctataaagacgAATAAAGAatggacgttttgggccaagacccttcattgggactcagCATCTTCAAGTTCTCTTCTGCTGTTAatatttctccatagatgctgcctaacctgctgaaatcctccaacattttgtgtatattgctctggatttccagcctttgcggaatcatggctgattattttaattgaattattttgttctttaaaacGAGTTTTCATCATAAATTTTCATTGTGCTACTTATGCAAAGTTTAGCAGACTTCTTGAAAGTATTCTGCTGGGTAAACAGTACCTGGTGCATGAGAAGGTCAACAATGTAAAGCAAGACCCTATTGTTTGAACAATTCAATTGCAGAAATGGTTTTAGCAAGTTAAACTTAAGGATCAAGTAGCATTTTATATTTGCTTGAACTAAGGAACTTCAGAAACCGGAAACGGAAATGTGATTGTATTGTGAAATGAAGTTGACATGCCAATGAGGCAGAAGGTGACAAtcttttgtgcgcagtttaaattctcttgtgcactagtagcaaaagatgggTGCACActcacaccttagagggaacgcTGCACACCACCTATATCACAATTTAATTGCCGGATTCAAACAAAGCATTCCCAGGTGACACAACTTCAACACTCTGTAAAAGTAATTGAACCTTAGAACAAATAGAATTTAATATTGCAGTTTGTTATACTTTCTATAAAAGGAAGCTGAGAAAAGTTATGTGAATAACATTAAAAATGTGCACACTCTCATAATTGACTGTCGgtttggttcaagctgactgcaGGATCTCAGTTATCTCACAGATACATGTCACGTCTTTGTGGCAAGGAATGATTTGTTCTGACAGTGCCAGATCTTCTTTTGaaggaaacagaaaaaaaaatctgaaagtaATTTCTTGGCATGAGAAGCATTTTTTTAAAGAATGAGTTTTGTGACAGCTTAGATAAGAGTGATACCAGCTGATGTGAAGCACCTTTGTAGCAGATTTGATCTCTGATCTGTGCTGGTCTGAAAGTCTGAGCAATATGAGCAGTATCTGATGTTCGTTAGGTTACATTGGGGAACGGGGAAAAGTCAGCTAAAGTTTGGATTTCCTATATCCATAATTCTGAAGAATTCCTGCAGTAATTTTGCCATCTTATCTTCTCTCATCCCACAACAAGATGCTGGTTATAGTTCATATAGACACTGCGTGCCCACTATAATGTTTGCTTATGACTCACCCTTCTAATGTACCTACACAATGAAATTCATAGGGAGATTATCAAACAAATGGGGCACTGAATCAAAGCAGTATTAATATAAATGGCTACAAGCTTGCTTAAAGCGGTTAGGAGGGGTGTtataaaaattcaaagttcaaagcaaatttattatcaaagtatgtatgtgttACCATATAAGATCATAAGCCATAGggatagaagtaggccatttagtccatGGAGTCTGTTCCTCCTTTCATCTTGGctaattcaattttcctctcagtcctactaccttgagattcatttacttgtgggcattcacagaatAAAAGAAGTGCAATAGAATTTTGTGGACAATATTCATGAACAAgacagacaaacagccaatgtgcagaagaagacaagtGTGCAAATAAAACTAATACTGGGAACACGAGTGCAAAGAAGTCCTTGAAACTGAGCCTGTTGGTCagtgcagagtggtggtgaatgaagttatcaatGTCGGCGCGGGAGCCTGAAGGCTGTAGGTGGAGGGAGGTATAAAAAGGCTGAGCAGATAACGGAGGGAAGTTTCTGGGTCCTGGCAGTGATTTTATAATTGGAGAAAATGCCAGGAGCCATCATCACA contains these protein-coding regions:
- the LOC132389742 gene encoding coiled-coil domain-containing protein 85C-like isoform X4; the protein is MAKNSPDGSKEDLSKIADEELVKWGKLELVKRLRRTESERVSIMLEHGNLMKEVNRRLQLHLQEIRGLKDINQRLQDDNSELRELCCFLDDDRQKGKKLCREWQRFGRFAASLLWREVGTYQQKLAELERKQDALLGENLELKEIALMLDEERSGAGSRSSIDSQTSLSNLNGGSGPRDVGDGSSTSSTGSAGSPDHHQHPRAVEKGAPLKSSSDDLSGTPPHHRSIPNGLNDGKRLFLNR
- the LOC132389742 gene encoding coiled-coil domain-containing protein 85C-like isoform X3, with the protein product MAKNSPDGSKEDLSKIADEELVKWGKLELVKRLRRTESERVSIMLEHGNLMKEVNRRLQLHLQEIRGLKDINQRLQDDNSELRELCCFLDDDRQKGKKLCREWQRFGRFAASLLWREVGTYQQKLAELERKQDALLGENLELKEIALMLDEERSGAGSRSSIDSQTSLSNLNGGSGPRDVGDGSSTSSTGSAGSPDHHQHPRAVEKGAPLKSSSDDLSGTPPHHRSIPNGLNAPVSQICQGKQMHRMCRLILE